A portion of the Luxibacter massiliensis genome contains these proteins:
- a CDS encoding DctP family TRAP transporter solute-binding subunit yields the protein MRKMVAAVLALTLLISLTACSNSSTSSVQEDDGMMGADSANIRFKVGTTTAPEGHYVKGLQKMQKLLEEYSDGEMTLDIYPNSQLGNERDMMESVGLGVQEMCLISTGPIPNFVSDFAVLDFPYLFEDAEDAYSKLDGELGQELLDELETQKIRGVGFWENGFRELTNDDRVIATPEDLAGMKIRTMENNVHIETYEELGATATPMAWSEIFTALSQGTVDGQENPIAIIDTSRVWEVQQYISMIDLFYSPCVLMISERIYDGLTKEQQEAFDRSAEEAKDWQREYSQNYNEEAVANMDKEGVTITEVDKEVWKEAVSDVYDMAETFQISQELVDKWTK from the coding sequence ATGAGGAAAATGGTTGCTGCGGTTTTGGCCCTGACATTATTGATATCACTGACAGCCTGTAGTAATTCTTCTACATCATCGGTACAGGAAGATGATGGTATGATGGGGGCAGACAGCGCGAATATCAGATTCAAGGTGGGGACGACAACCGCGCCGGAAGGACATTATGTGAAAGGACTGCAGAAGATGCAGAAACTGTTGGAGGAATACAGTGACGGCGAGATGACACTTGACATTTATCCGAATTCTCAGCTGGGAAATGAAAGAGATATGATGGAGAGCGTGGGACTGGGAGTCCAGGAGATGTGCCTGATCTCTACCGGTCCTATTCCTAACTTTGTATCAGACTTTGCAGTACTTGACTTTCCGTACCTTTTTGAAGATGCAGAAGATGCATATTCAAAATTAGACGGGGAACTGGGACAGGAACTGTTGGATGAATTGGAGACACAGAAGATCAGGGGCGTAGGCTTTTGGGAAAATGGTTTCCGTGAACTGACGAACGACGATAGAGTGATTGCAACGCCGGAAGATCTTGCAGGGATGAAGATCAGAACGATGGAAAATAACGTTCATATCGAGACATATGAAGAACTTGGAGCGACGGCGACTCCTATGGCATGGTCGGAGATTTTTACAGCATTATCTCAGGGGACGGTTGACGGACAGGAGAACCCGATCGCGATTATAGATACAAGCCGGGTATGGGAAGTCCAACAATATATATCTATGATTGATCTTTTCTATTCTCCGTGTGTTCTGATGATCAGTGAAAGGATATACGATGGGTTGACTAAAGAACAGCAGGAAGCATTTGACCGGTCGGCGGAAGAAGCGAAAGACTGGCAGAGAGAGTACAGCCAGAATTATAACGAAGAAGCTGTCGCCAACATGGATAAAGAAGGGGTTACAATTACAGAAGTTGACAAAGAAGTCTGGAAGGAAGCTGTGTCGGATGTATATGATATGGCTGAGACGTTCCAGATTAGTCAGGAACTTGTCGATAAATGGACAAAGTAG
- a CDS encoding TRAP transporter large permease — protein MIGILFSVLFLMLILGVPIAVCLGVAVCAVIMLSGNMHLLPVVTQRMFTQADNFTLMAVPFFILAGNIMEKGGISKRLIDFIEILLRKLPGRLSCITVVASAFFGAISGSNPATVAAIGGITIPRMKKKGYPDEVAAAVAASAGTLGVVIPPSIPMVTYAVTASVSVGTMFMAGIVPGILLAIVLVFTNIAVCRKYDAPDNTKITVREVAVSFKEALLAILMPVIILGGIYGGLFTPTESAAVACIYALVVSVFVYKELNIGDIYDILKKSAVSSAVVLFVVSMSAPFGWFMTHQNMSTAIATGVLGLFSNKYILLLMINILLLFLGCFLETQSIILLVTPILLPIATSLGLSPIALGIIIIINTSIGMITPPMAVNLFVASGIAETSIGKISGRILIYLGVEVLALLFMTFIPSIITWLPNMLGA, from the coding sequence ATGATAGGAATATTATTTAGCGTACTGTTTCTGATGTTAATCCTGGGAGTACCTATAGCTGTCTGCCTAGGAGTGGCGGTGTGTGCGGTTATCATGTTAAGTGGCAATATGCACCTTCTGCCGGTCGTGACACAGAGGATGTTTACTCAAGCGGATAACTTTACTCTGATGGCGGTTCCATTTTTCATTCTGGCAGGAAACATTATGGAAAAGGGAGGAATCTCTAAAAGGCTCATTGATTTCATAGAAATTCTGCTTAGAAAACTGCCGGGCAGGTTGTCCTGTATTACAGTAGTGGCTTCGGCATTCTTTGGAGCTATCTCAGGTTCTAATCCGGCGACGGTTGCTGCAATCGGAGGGATTACGATTCCACGGATGAAGAAAAAAGGCTATCCGGATGAAGTGGCGGCAGCTGTAGCGGCTTCGGCAGGGACACTGGGAGTTGTTATTCCGCCAAGTATACCGATGGTTACATATGCGGTAACAGCGTCGGTCTCTGTAGGGACGATGTTCATGGCTGGAATCGTGCCGGGTATTCTGCTTGCGATAGTCCTTGTATTTACGAATATTGCCGTGTGCAGGAAATACGATGCACCGGATAATACGAAGATAACAGTGAGAGAAGTTGCCGTTTCCTTTAAAGAGGCGCTCCTGGCTATCTTGATGCCAGTTATTATCCTGGGAGGAATCTACGGAGGACTCTTCACACCGACAGAGTCAGCGGCTGTAGCATGTATCTATGCGTTAGTTGTAAGTGTGTTCGTATACAAGGAACTTAACATTGGGGATATCTATGATATCTTGAAGAAATCAGCGGTAAGTTCAGCAGTCGTTCTGTTCGTCGTAAGCATGTCCGCTCCGTTTGGTTGGTTTATGACGCACCAGAATATGTCGACGGCAATTGCGACAGGTGTGCTTGGACTTTTCAGTAACAAATATATATTACTGTTGATGATTAATATATTACTTTTATTCCTTGGCTGCTTTTTAGAGACACAGTCCATCATCCTGCTCGTGACGCCGATTCTGCTGCCGATCGCAACCTCTCTTGGACTGTCGCCTATTGCACTTGGAATTATTATCATCATTAATACATCGATTGGTATGATCACGCCGCCGATGGCAGTGAACCTGTTCGTGGCATCGGGAATCGCGGAGACGAGTATCGGAAAGATCAGTGGGCGTATACTGATCTACCTGGGAGTCGAAGTACTAGCGCTTTTATTTATGACATTTATACCATCTATCATTACGTGGCTTCCAAATATGTTAGGAGCGTAG
- a CDS encoding phosphogluconate dehydrogenase C-terminal domain-containing protein has protein sequence MKKEKEGIKMSKIVVSVIGAGGKMGTRTSNNLAKRPEEFELLLVEASEAGIKSIKDRGFEPTDVEEALAKSDVVVFAVPDTLIGKLSAVYVPQLKPGTGFIILDPAAAVAKELTLRDDCTFGVAHPCHPSYFLDQDTFEARQDRFGGCGGKQDIVMSKIQGDDDRFAQCVEVAKQMYAPVEHAYVMSSEQIAFLEPTLVELLGATCLYAMAETVDEAERRGIPREAAVSFLTGHIYNLSANFLGYIPGNPPVSDACKVAIGLGNRLVMREDWKQIWNDDVLDKVIATMLHPEKPQI, from the coding sequence ATGAAAAAAGAGAAAGAAGGAATTAAAATGAGTAAAATCGTAGTAAGTGTAATCGGAGCAGGCGGTAAGATGGGAACTAGGACAAGCAATAACCTGGCAAAGAGGCCAGAAGAGTTCGAACTTCTGCTGGTGGAGGCATCTGAAGCAGGGATTAAGAGTATCAAAGACCGCGGATTTGAGCCCACGGACGTAGAAGAGGCGCTTGCAAAATCCGACGTAGTAGTGTTTGCAGTGCCGGATACTTTGATCGGTAAGTTATCAGCGGTTTATGTTCCACAGTTAAAGCCAGGCACAGGCTTCATTATTCTGGATCCGGCGGCGGCAGTGGCAAAGGAACTTACATTAAGAGATGATTGTACATTTGGGGTTGCACATCCTTGTCATCCTTCTTATTTCCTCGATCAGGATACCTTCGAGGCGCGCCAGGACCGTTTCGGCGGCTGCGGCGGCAAGCAGGATATTGTAATGTCTAAGATTCAGGGAGACGATGACAGGTTCGCGCAGTGTGTAGAAGTGGCAAAGCAGATGTATGCGCCGGTAGAACACGCCTATGTTATGAGCTCTGAGCAGATTGCATTCCTGGAGCCTACATTAGTAGAACTTCTCGGAGCTACCTGCCTGTATGCGATGGCTGAGACGGTAGATGAAGCAGAGAGAAGAGGAATCCCAAGAGAAGCGGCAGTTTCCTTCCTGACAGGACATATCTATAATCTGTCTGCGAACTTCCTTGGGTATATCCCGGGAAATCCGCCTGTATCGGATGCATGTAAAGTTGCTATCGGCCTTGGAAACCGTCTTGTTATGAGGGAAGACTGGAAACAGATCTGGAATGACGACGTATTAGACAAGGTAATCGCTACGATGCTACATCCGGAAAAGCCGCAGATATAG
- a CDS encoding transketolase family protein: MAEFKGTREAFAQALIDMAETDDKIMFVSPDSLKAMRATKFAELHPDQYVEVGIAEQNAVDTAAGLAAAGLTPFVGTYAGFLTMRACEQMRTFVAYPNLNVKFVGINSGLLGGEREGVTHQFYEDLGILSNIPNYTIFTPADAAQTYHAVKMAAEIDGPVYVRAGSGREVDAYDKETPFSPDGIRILKEYGNDVLLLSSGFVLDRVLEAAEILKGQGVNVTVGDINILYGKDPSKILEAIGKADCIVTVEDHNVNGGMGAYISKLVVENDPKIVKRIGLTTFGESGPAKELADAYGFTPEDIAKTGAETAKR; the protein is encoded by the coding sequence ATGGCAGAGTTTAAAGGTACAAGAGAGGCATTTGCACAGGCGCTTATCGATATGGCGGAGACAGACGATAAGATTATGTTCGTGTCGCCGGACTCATTAAAAGCAATGCGTGCGACAAAGTTCGCAGAACTTCACCCAGATCAATATGTAGAGGTGGGAATTGCAGAACAGAATGCAGTGGACACAGCGGCAGGGTTGGCGGCAGCAGGGTTGACCCCGTTTGTTGGTACATACGCAGGATTCCTTACGATGCGTGCATGTGAGCAGATGAGAACATTTGTTGCATATCCGAATCTGAATGTTAAATTTGTCGGAATCAATTCCGGACTTCTTGGAGGAGAGCGGGAAGGTGTGACACATCAGTTTTATGAAGATCTGGGGATTTTGTCAAATATCCCAAACTATACGATCTTTACTCCTGCGGATGCGGCTCAGACATATCATGCTGTTAAGATGGCGGCGGAAATCGATGGACCAGTCTATGTGCGTGCAGGAAGCGGCCGCGAGGTGGACGCCTATGACAAAGAGACACCGTTTAGTCCGGATGGAATCCGCATTCTGAAAGAATACGGCAATGACGTACTGCTTTTGTCCAGTGGATTCGTGCTGGATCGTGTTCTGGAGGCGGCAGAGATTCTGAAGGGACAGGGAGTCAATGTGACAGTTGGAGATATCAATATTTTATATGGTAAAGACCCGTCCAAAATTTTAGAGGCGATCGGAAAAGCAGACTGTATCGTGACGGTGGAAGACCACAATGTAAATGGTGGGATGGGCGCTTATATCAGTAAGCTGGTAGTGGAAAATGATCCGAAGATCGTTAAGAGAATTGGTCTTACGACGTTCGGAGAATCAGGCCCGGCAAAAGAACTAGCGGACGCATATGGATTTACGCCGGAGGATATCGCAAAAACAGGGGCTGAGACGGCGAAGCGTTAA
- a CDS encoding TRAP transporter small permease — translation MKKFFLAVKKIEEILLVILMIVMCTIVFIATVARFTNLFIISWAEELARYCMIWIIFLGIGVAAIDGEHFSVEALDLFVPKKVMKVIRGICAVIVLVFSLFAGYYGVKILAFQISGGQITPSLNWPMWLMYLAIPLGLVIMAVCYVYHTYTQITGKEDKKDEKELIEEGEQEV, via the coding sequence GTGAAGAAGTTTTTTTTAGCGGTTAAAAAGATAGAAGAAATACTTCTTGTAATATTGATGATTGTGATGTGTACCATTGTATTTATTGCGACTGTCGCAAGATTCACGAATCTGTTTATTATATCTTGGGCGGAAGAACTGGCAAGGTATTGTATGATATGGATTATCTTTCTTGGCATCGGAGTGGCGGCGATTGATGGAGAACACTTTTCGGTGGAGGCGCTGGATTTGTTCGTGCCGAAAAAGGTTATGAAGGTAATCCGGGGAATCTGTGCAGTGATCGTGTTAGTATTCAGTTTGTTTGCTGGATATTACGGGGTTAAGATTCTGGCGTTTCAGATCAGCGGGGGCCAGATTACACCGAGCCTTAACTGGCCGATGTGGCTGATGTATCTTGCGATTCCATTAGGACTTGTAATTATGGCGGTGTGCTATGTATACCATACGTACACACAGATTACAGGGAAAGAAGATAAGAAGGATGAGAAAGAACTGATAGAAGAGGGGGAACAGGAAGTATGA
- a CDS encoding SPL family radical SAM protein, translating into MHYVNAKGILSARNGMNLYRGCSHGCIYCDSRSKCYHMEHDFEDIEVKVNAVELLENTLRRKRSKCMVSTGSMTDPYIPLENEIGNVRKAMSLIYQYGFGFTLITKSDRVLRDIDLLKAINERAKCVVQMTLTTYDESLCKKLEPNVSTTRERFEALKELNSAGIPTVVWLCPVLPFINDTEENIRGILEYCVEAKVYGVICFGMGLTLREGSREYFYRQLDWLFPGMKERYIKAYGMQYQLNSPINKELMGVYHGICENAGIVHDNKKIFEYLNAFEERNKNIQLSLFDWQQ; encoded by the coding sequence ATGCATTATGTTAATGCCAAAGGGATTTTGTCAGCAAGAAATGGAATGAATTTATACCGAGGGTGTTCCCATGGCTGTATATATTGTGATTCAAGAAGTAAATGTTACCACATGGAACATGATTTTGAAGATATTGAGGTAAAAGTAAATGCGGTTGAACTGCTGGAGAATACCCTTAGGAGGAAACGTTCAAAATGTATGGTTAGCACAGGCTCAATGACAGACCCCTATATTCCTCTTGAAAATGAAATTGGAAATGTAAGAAAAGCAATGTCATTAATATATCAATATGGTTTTGGGTTTACCTTGATCACAAAGTCAGACAGAGTGCTGCGGGATATAGATTTATTAAAAGCCATAAATGAGAGGGCCAAATGTGTGGTTCAGATGACACTGACTACGTATGATGAGAGCTTGTGTAAAAAGCTGGAGCCAAATGTCAGTACGACCCGGGAGCGCTTTGAAGCATTAAAGGAACTTAACAGCGCCGGAATCCCAACTGTTGTATGGCTTTGCCCGGTTCTTCCATTTATTAATGACACAGAAGAGAATATCAGAGGCATCCTGGAGTACTGTGTTGAGGCAAAAGTCTATGGAGTTATCTGCTTTGGAATGGGCCTTACACTTAGAGAGGGAAGCAGGGAATATTTCTACAGGCAGCTGGACTGGCTTTTTCCTGGAATGAAAGAAAGATATATAAAAGCATATGGTATGCAGTATCAATTAAACAGTCCCATAAACAAAGAACTTATGGGGGTGTATCACGGCATATGTGAAAATGCTGGTATTGTACATGACAATAAAAAAATATTTGAGTACTTGAACGCATTTGAGGAGAGAAATAAAAATATCCAATTGAGCCTGTTTGACTGGCAGCAGTGA
- a CDS encoding FadR/GntR family transcriptional regulator has product MSIFYDKSVKRESAVDIVVNNIKQLLIDRRLKPGEKLPSELEISEGLGVSRGSVREAMKILSAFGLIDIRVGNGTYVCETPGNGMLDSFLFSFFLSNPNIEDLYEFRQIFEIDILEQILKHYDENQTDRTSLKENLKELQQLIKSGATPSQLKENDLEFHRLLGKASCNLLSEKIYNFVIDFMEPSISATHKHQNGEIVYKVHKDIMDIIDTRESSQITKVITSSVDTWSVLQSFEKEEA; this is encoded by the coding sequence ATGTCTATTTTCTATGATAAATCTGTTAAAAGGGAATCAGCCGTAGATATAGTGGTGAATAACATCAAACAGTTATTGATAGATAGGAGATTAAAACCAGGGGAGAAACTGCCCAGCGAGCTGGAGATATCGGAAGGTCTCGGTGTAAGCCGCGGTTCAGTCCGAGAAGCGATGAAGATACTATCCGCTTTTGGATTGATCGATATTCGTGTTGGAAACGGAACTTATGTGTGCGAAACTCCCGGAAACGGAATGTTGGACTCCTTTTTGTTTAGTTTTTTCCTCTCCAACCCGAATATCGAAGACTTATATGAATTCCGTCAAATCTTTGAAATTGATATTTTAGAACAGATTCTGAAACACTATGATGAAAACCAGACAGACAGAACGTCCTTGAAAGAAAACTTAAAAGAACTGCAGCAGCTCATCAAGTCCGGCGCAACTCCCTCACAGTTAAAGGAAAATGACCTGGAATTCCACCGTTTACTCGGCAAAGCCTCCTGCAATCTTTTATCCGAAAAGATTTATAACTTTGTGATCGACTTTATGGAGCCTTCCATATCCGCCACTCATAAGCACCAGAACGGTGAGATCGTCTATAAAGTGCATAAAGACATCATGGATATTATTGATACAAGAGAATCCAGCCAGATTACAAAAGTAATCACTTCTTCTGTGGACACCTGGTCCGTCCTCCAGTCCTTCGAAAAAGAGGAGGCATAG
- a CDS encoding D-2-hydroxyacid dehydrogenase, producing the protein MKIVVLDGYTLNPGDLDWEGLNALGECTVYDRTSLTDMEEVVDRIKDAEIVYTNKTQLPKDVLDRCPNLKFIGVLATGYNVVDVEAAKVKGIPVANVPTYGTAAVGQFAIALLLEICHHIGHHNEVVHDGAWEHNADWCFWDYPLIELDRKTMGIIGYGRIGQSTGRIAQSLGMNVLAYDAYKNPDLESETCRYAELDEVLSQSDVIALHCPLFPETEKMINKSTIAKMKDGVIILNNSRGQLIEEQDLADALNSGKVAAAGLDVVSTEPIKGDNPLLQAKNCLITPHISWAPKESRQRLMNIAVDNLKSFLDGAPVNIVNK; encoded by the coding sequence ATGAAAATTGTTGTATTAGACGGATATACGCTGAATCCCGGAGATTTGGACTGGGAAGGGTTGAATGCGCTGGGTGAATGTACTGTATATGACAGAACGTCGCTCACAGATATGGAAGAAGTGGTAGATAGAATCAAAGATGCAGAGATTGTGTACACGAACAAGACTCAGCTTCCAAAAGACGTGCTGGACCGGTGTCCGAACCTTAAGTTTATCGGGGTACTGGCGACAGGATATAATGTAGTCGATGTAGAAGCGGCAAAGGTAAAGGGAATCCCGGTAGCGAACGTCCCTACTTATGGGACAGCGGCGGTCGGACAGTTTGCAATAGCGCTTCTGCTTGAGATCTGCCATCACATCGGTCATCATAATGAGGTGGTTCATGACGGAGCGTGGGAACATAATGCAGATTGGTGCTTCTGGGATTACCCACTGATCGAGCTGGACAGGAAGACGATGGGGATTATCGGATATGGACGAATCGGCCAGTCTACGGGACGGATTGCGCAGTCGCTGGGAATGAACGTGCTGGCATATGATGCATATAAAAATCCAGACTTAGAGTCTGAGACATGCAGATACGCAGAGCTTGACGAGGTGCTTAGCCAGTCGGATGTGATCGCCCTCCACTGCCCGCTGTTTCCAGAAACGGAGAAGATGATTAATAAATCTACAATCGCAAAGATGAAAGACGGGGTTATTATCCTGAATAACTCCAGAGGGCAGTTAATTGAAGAGCAGGACCTGGCGGATGCCTTAAACAGCGGCAAAGTTGCGGCTGCAGGGTTAGACGTTGTATCTACAGAGCCGATCAAAGGAGATAACCCGTTGCTTCAGGCGAAGAACTGCCTGATTACACCGCATATCTCCTGGGCGCCAAAGGAGTCCAGGCAGAGACTGATGAATATTGCGGTTGATAATCTGAAGAGCTTCTTAGACGGAGCGCCCGTGAATATTGTAAATAAATAG
- a CDS encoding response regulator, which translates to MPGEEVLKEIRKKGRTPVNVLTAKDTIDTKVEFLQNGTDDYVTKPFDIQEVLSRVEVQLRKSTPGLEEED; encoded by the coding sequence ATGCCGGGAGAGGAAGTATTAAAAGAGATACGAAAGAAGGGGCGTACACCGGTGAATGTGCTGACGGCGAAGGACACGATTGATACGAAGGTGGAGTTTTTGCAAAATGGGACGGACGATTATGTGACGAAGCCGTTCGACATACAGGAAGTTCTGTCCCGAGTGGAAGTCCAGCTGCGAAAGAGTACCCCGGGACTGGAGGAAGAAGATTAA
- a CDS encoding transketolase, with product MNTVELKQIADRLRLTAVDMVYKGKDGHPGPALSIADIVATLFFDEMRVDPANPEWEDRDRFILSKGHACPIYYAALSEKGYFGEKVEDFSLRALGSKFQGHPVMNKTKGVDMTSGSLGNGIAIGSGMAMAGKYRKKDYNVFVVVGDGELQEGICWEGINSAAGHKLDNMVVFVDKNGWQSGGSVKDTIGSNNIKERFEAFQWHAQEIDGHDIDAIKRAIANAKAEKGRPSVIVCDCVKGKGLPYMEDNNAWHKGVPTEEQYEEAVRILGGV from the coding sequence ATGAACACAGTAGAATTAAAGCAAATTGCCGATAGGCTCCGGCTGACGGCGGTAGATATGGTCTATAAGGGAAAAGACGGACATCCGGGGCCAGCGCTGTCAATTGCAGATATTGTAGCGACACTATTTTTTGACGAAATGAGAGTCGACCCGGCAAATCCGGAATGGGAAGACAGAGACCGTTTCATCTTATCGAAAGGACATGCGTGCCCGATCTATTATGCGGCTCTCTCCGAGAAAGGATATTTTGGAGAAAAAGTAGAGGACTTTAGTCTGAGGGCGCTTGGAAGTAAATTTCAGGGACATCCGGTTATGAATAAGACAAAGGGCGTGGATATGACGTCCGGTTCTCTGGGAAATGGTATTGCAATAGGTTCTGGTATGGCTATGGCCGGAAAATACCGGAAGAAAGATTACAATGTGTTTGTAGTGGTCGGAGACGGCGAACTTCAGGAAGGTATCTGCTGGGAAGGGATTAATTCGGCGGCAGGCCATAAGCTCGACAACATGGTCGTATTCGTAGATAAGAATGGATGGCAGAGCGGCGGTTCTGTAAAGGACACGATCGGTTCTAATAATATTAAGGAACGTTTTGAAGCATTCCAGTGGCATGCGCAGGAGATCGACGGCCACGATATCGATGCGATTAAGAGGGCTATTGCGAATGCGAAAGCCGAGAAGGGAAGACCGAGCGTGATCGTGTGCGACTGTGTCAAAGGAAAAGGACTTCCTTATATGGAAGACAATAATGCATGGCACAAAGGAGTTCCGACAGAAGAGCAGTATGAAGAAGCAGTAAGAATTTTAGGAGGTGTATAG
- a CDS encoding LytR/AlgR family response regulator transcription factor — translation MQKVKIGICDDFPEVVEVLSNIVSEHLDKKEYAYKIEKFYNGTDLLESIQEMDIVFLDIEMPGLDGIEIGGRIQESNGDCKIIMATGRVDRFKEAFRISAFRFVTKPFDPEEIISALDEALNSMLGIETVELYLNRIPYNVQQKDILYVKAYESYVGVYVKNRGMMRKDMSLTKIMPLLDRRLFYRADRKYAVNLALIEEYKRGVIKITDVEIKIPRGKKKEFEREYEEFRFRYS, via the coding sequence ATGCAGAAAGTAAAAATCGGTATATGCGATGATTTCCCTGAAGTAGTGGAGGTCCTAAGTAATATTGTTTCTGAACACTTAGATAAAAAGGAATATGCGTATAAAATTGAAAAATTTTATAATGGCACAGACCTCCTTGAATCAATACAGGAAATGGATATAGTATTTCTTGATATTGAGATGCCGGGACTGGATGGGATTGAAATTGGCGGCAGAATCCAGGAAAGTAATGGAGACTGTAAAATAATTATGGCAACCGGAAGAGTGGATCGCTTTAAAGAGGCATTTAGGATCAGTGCATTCCGGTTTGTGACAAAGCCATTTGATCCGGAAGAAATCATATCAGCTTTAGATGAAGCGCTGAATTCTATGTTGGGAATAGAAACAGTCGAATTATATTTGAATAGAATCCCTTATAATGTACAGCAAAAAGATATTTTGTACGTGAAAGCATATGAAAGTTATGTGGGAGTTTATGTGAAGAACAGAGGTATGATGAGAAAAGATATGTCTTTGACAAAAATAATGCCGCTTTTGGATCGAAGGCTCTTTTATAGAGCAGACAGAAAATATGCCGTAAATTTGGCGCTTATAGAGGAATATAAGCGGGGAGTGATTAAAATAACTGACGTAGAGATAAAAATCCCAAGAGGGAAAAAGAAAGAATTTGAAAGGGAATATGAAGAATTCCGATTTAGGTATAGTTAA